DNA sequence from the Penicillium psychrofluorescens genome assembly, chromosome: 3 genome:
GGTTCATGTGCAGTCACTACTATTCTCTGTAGGCGACGATGGTGTTTTCGCAGCACTTCCTCCCTCTTTTGATCCCCTCGGCCCATCCGCTGGCCTCCCGGTCAAATTTTCTCTCCCGCCCCGCCCAATAATCTTCTCCGGCTGCCTCCTCCGATCCACTTGGAGTGCCTGGTTCCTACTGGGCTGGGCTCCTCGATCTGCACGGACAATCCACCCCAGTCTCTGCACCGAACCTTCGAGTGATCATTGATCCTTCAATCTGATGGGCGATCACTACACCAATATTAGGTTTTCTATATATTGAACTTCATATAATAGAGAGGGTTTGTTCGATCTCCTTGAATTCCCCTTTCGCATCACCCAGCTAGAAGCTCATATGTACTGGATAGACGAACATTATCTGGAGGAAAAGGATCGCCGGGCATTTTAAAATAGGCTGCAGGAAACCTACACTTCGATGCGAAGAGTAGTCTTAAGTGGTAATTACTCAGAGTCAGTTATGTCTCATCCTGCCGGGCTCGtaggaagaagaaattcgATCGAATCttcaaaaaagaaaacattTCGACAAAACGATTTAAGGGTGTCTAGGCTCCATTGTCGGTCTTGTGAAGGCGAAACGTGGACATGCAGGCCACAAGAATTATTGGCTTCGATTAAGTATTGCTTGCCAACAACGCGAAACAGCTGCCggacttcttctctccaactGCTGCTAGGGTGGTATTGGAGGATGGGTGAAACAATCTCGATAGGCCCTAAACATCGTAAGAAAGCTAACAATAGGGTATGCGAGTAATTTAGCATAGAATAGAGCCGAGGCGAGAGGGTTCAAGTTAAGTAAGAGGGTTGGTttggaaggaagagagttGAAAGTTGAAGAAAGAGCGAAAGTAGGCCAGAGAAAGAACTCGCTGAACCTATGCGTTTCGGCTTTCTGCTAAGGTAGAAAGCGCATACCTTGTCCTCGTGCCTACAactcctccaacttcttctctcGCAAGTAGTCTTTCAGACTGAAATCCCCTTCCTGCAATTCATCTAGCTCTCCGTCCCACATGAAGACATTGCCATCGACTGTTTCTTCACGACCGACGCCGACATCCAATAAATTGATCTCACAGGCATGAATATAATATTTTTCCGTTTCATAGGCAATGAGTCGATCCAGACGTTTCTGCGACAGGATCTCGCATGCCACTCCCTCGACCGCATGGCCGGGCGGTCCATCGATAAGTGCAGGGTATGGTCCCCAGAGTCGAATTTGATAGCCGATCACGCGTGCAGGACGTAGCTGGGGCGGCTTTGCTACTTGCAAAACTTTGGCCAAGGTCGGCGAGTCCATTAGAGTGCCGTAGAAAAAATACCATCCTTTGTCCGTGATGTCGTAGGGCCAGGGAAATGAAGGCTGTTCATCAGCTTCTGCTGTTTCAATGGAAAAGCTAGATTCAGACTGTTTTTCAGCATCTGTCTTCGCGTCTTCGTTGAGGAATTTACGTGCCATCGGAGACAGCGTTGACCGCGTTGGTTTATCCATGATGATCTAGTAGTTTAG
Encoded proteins:
- a CDS encoding uncharacterized protein (ID:PFLUO_004506-T1.cds;~source:funannotate), with protein sequence MDKPTRSTLSPMARKFLNEDAKTDAEKQSESSFSIETAEADEQPSFPWPYDITDKGWYFFYGTLMDSPTLAKVLQVAKPPQLRPARVIGYQIRLWGPYPALIDGPPGHAVEGVACEILSQKRLDRLIAYETEKYYIHACEINLLDVGVGREETVDGNVFMWDGELDELQEGDFSLKDYLREKKLEEL